A section of the Capra hircus breed San Clemente chromosome 23, ASM170441v1, whole genome shotgun sequence genome encodes:
- the LOC108633425 gene encoding olfactory receptor 2B6-like → MWVSNQSSLDDFILLGFSDRSWLETPLFVIFLVAYISALFGNISVILVSRLDPQLDSPMYFFVSNLSLLDLCFTTSTVPQMLVNLWGPEKTISYGGCVAQLYISLALGSTECILLAIMAFDRYAAICKPLHYPIIMNQRRCIHMATGTWISGFANSLVQSTLTVLTPRCGQRVMDHFFCEVPALLKLACTDTHVNEAELNVLGALLLLVPLSLILGIYVFIARAVMRIRSAESRWKAFNTCASHLLVVSLFYFTAITMYVQPPSSYSRDRGKIMALFYGIVTPTLNPFIYTLRNKDVKAALRRALTKEFWVRTR, encoded by the coding sequence ATGTGGGTCAGTAATCAGAGCTCACTAGATGATTTTATCTTACTGGGATTTTCTGATCGATCCTGGCTGGAAACACCACTCTTTGTAATCTTTCTGGTGGCTTACATCTCTGCCCTGTTTGGAAATATCTCTGTTATCCTAGTTTCTCGCCTGGATCCCCAGCTGGACAGTCCCATGTACTTTTTTGTCTCTAATCTATCCCTTCTGGATCTCTGCTTTACTACCAGTACTGTCCCACAGATGCTAGTCAACCTTTGGGGACCAGAAAAGACCATCAGCTATGGTGGTTGTGTTGCCCAGCTCTATATTTCCTTGGCCTTGGGTTCTACGGAATGCATACTTCTAGCCATCATGGCCTTTGACCGTTATGCTGCTATTTGCAAGCCCCTTCACTACCCAATCATCATGAACCAGAGGCGCTGTATCCACATGGCCACTGGGACCTGGATTAGTGGCTTTGCTAACTCCCTTGTTCAGTCCACTCTCACCGTGTTGACCCCAAGATGTGGACAGAGGGTGATGGACCATTTCTTCTGTGAAGTTCCTGCTCTTCTGAAACTAGCTTGTACAGATACCCATGTGAATGAGGCTGAGCTCAATGTGCTAGGGGCTTTGCTACTTCTGGTGCCCCTCTCCCTCATCCTGGGCATTTATGTGTTCATTGCCCGGGCAGTAATGAGAATCCGCTCTGCTGAAAGTCGCTGGAAGGCCTTTAATACCTGTGCTTCACATTTGCTGGTGGTCTCTCTCTTCTACTTTACAGCCATCACTATGTATGTCCAGCCTCCCTCTAGCTATTCACGGGACAGAGGGAAGATCATGGCGCTCTTCTATGGAATCGTCACACCCACACTCAATCCATTTATCTATACACTGAGGAACAAGGATGTCAAAGCTGCCCTTAGAAGGGCACTAACTAAGGAATTTTGGGTCAGGACAAGATGA
- the LOC102172353 gene encoding olfactory receptor 2G3-like: MTTINESLAGDFILVGFSDHPQLEKILFAVVLISYLLTLVGNTAIILISYLDPMLHTPMYYFLTHLSFADLCLTTSIAPQLLWNLRGPYKTISPTGCAIQLYVSLALGSTECVLLAVMAFDRYAAVCRPLHYATVMHSRLCQSLVGMAWLSGVGNTLIQSTITLRLPRCGNRRIYHFICEVPAMVKLACVNIHANEVQLFMASLVLLLLPLTLILISYGCIAQAVMRIRSAQAWRKALGTCGSHLLVVTLFYGTITAVYIQPKSSYAHSQGKFITLLYTVVTPTLNPLIYTLRNKDVKGALKKLVQKDRAQQSEKL, translated from the coding sequence ATGACGACGATTAATGAGAGTTTGGCAGGGGATTTCATACTGGTGGGCTTCTCCGACCACCCGCAGCTTGAGAAGATCCTCTTTGCAGTTGTGTTAATCTCCTATCTCCTGACACTGGTTGGCAACACAGCAATCATCTTGATCTCTTATCTGGATCCCATGCTCCACACACCCATGTATTATTTTCTTACCCATCTCTCCTTTGCTGACCTCTGCCTTACCACTAGCATCGCTCCCCAACTGCTATGGAACCTCCGTGGTCCATACAAGACCATCAGTCCTACAGGCTGTGCCATTCAACTCTATGTATCCCTGGCGCTGGGATCCACTGAATGTGTTCTCCTAGCTGTCATGGCGTTTGATCGCTATGCTGCTGTTTGTCGGCCACTCCATTATGCCACAGTTATGCACTCACGACTTTGCCAGTCTCTGGTAGGAATGGCATGGTTGAGTGGAGTGGGCAACACCCTAATTCAGAGCACCATCACCCTTCGGCTGCCCCGCTGTGGGAACCGCAGGATTTACCACTTCATCTGTGAAGTGCCTGCCATGGTCAAGTTGGCCTGTGTAAACATTCATGCCAATGAGGTGCAGCTCTTCATGGCTTCCTTGgtgcttctcctcctccctctgacaCTTATCTTGATCTCATATGGATGCATTGCTCAAGCAGTAATGAGGATCAGGTCAGCTCAAGCCTGGCGAAAAGCCCTTGGCACTTGTGGGTCCCACCTCTTGGTAGTAACACTCTTCTATGGAACCATCACAGCTGTCTATATCCAGCCCAAGAGCTCTTATGCCCACAGTCAAGGAAAGTTCATAACCCTTTTGTATACCGTTGTGACTCCCACCCTTAACCCTCTCATTTACACTCTGAGAAATAAAGATGTAAAGGGGGCTTTAAAGAAGCTGGTACAGAAAGATAGAGCACAGCAGAGTGAGAAACTCTGA